The following are from one region of the Quercus robur chromosome 1, dhQueRobu3.1, whole genome shotgun sequence genome:
- the LOC126712961 gene encoding uncharacterized protein LOC126712961, translating to MEVAISKHLEKENEELALSTDLQEIVAALNDFSKLQQLGNAPHITLLVSNERPLPSVLQASILDLKPFLSHLKYVFLGDGGTLLVIISSKLSAPQEEKLVQVLKEHKTAIGWKIAYIKGISPSTCMHRILLEDEAKPSCQPQRRLNPPMMDVVKKEILKLLEVGVIYPISDSNWVSPIKVVPKKTGITVVKN from the coding sequence ATGGAAGTTGCCATTAGTAAGCATCTTGAGAAAGAGAATGAGGAGTTAGCCTTGAGTACTGATTTGCAAGAAATTGTTGCAGCATTGAATGATTTTTCGAAGTTACAGCAGTTAGGTAACGCTCCTCATATCACGTTACTAGTTTCTAACGAGAGACCTTTACCCTCTGTTTTACAAGCCTCCATTCTAGATTTGAAGCCTTTCCTCAGTCACCTCAAGTACGTGTTCCTTGGAGATGGAGGAACATTATTAGTGATCATTTCCAGTAAACTTAGTGCACCACAAGAAGAAAAGCTTGTGCAAGTCCTTAAGGAGCATAAGACGGCTATTGGATGGAAAATTGCATATATTAAAGGAATTAGCCCGTCTACATGCATGCATCGTATCTTACTTGAAGACGAAGCAAAACCTTCCTGTCAACCGCAAAGAAGATTGAACCCACCCATGATGGATGTAGTGAAGAAGGAGATTCTCAAACTTCTTGAAGTTGGAGTAATTTATCCTATTTCAGATAGCAATTGGGTTAGCCCGATTAAAGTGGTTCCTAAAAAGACTGGAATAACTGTTGTGAAAAATTAG